A stretch of Pseudoprevotella muciniphila DNA encodes these proteins:
- a CDS encoding transglutaminase domain-containing protein: MKILYTILPLLASILLLGSCSSDLDEEVLAEASVTNPIQNQTKDVDESLFAESDGAECYSRKYSLAAGFYRMLARADENVGTTLGMVEITDEQYAEIADEVQYIIEGCTTDDQKFKAIYDWITKNVKYDIDGTNIGQTAYFTFTQKLGNCQGYSNLTRVMCYAAGLRALNINGMLHMGGGLYGGHAWNYVKIDKRWRVVDTTNKRYFEIASVANYETELQPLEVDEVLMVRDDFDYSWHNGFVSVVKIKKTDAIVSIPYSIDGKMQIESVNPTSDVPSGVKELYLPASVSRLGTEDNIGLNYYGTNIEAIHVKSDNTDLYSENGIVYRRNGDEINIYYVPLGMKWVTFSNLLTVLDKNSLYYHPNAFNVVIPSSVKKVEPWAIENCPNVKYIYVPESGCTYYDFDSNWYETTSSSPTEHTFVGVAEDCQIIKGSAPTGIKPVTID, encoded by the coding sequence ATGAAGATTCTTTACACTATTCTTCCTTTATTGGCAAGTATCTTGCTTTTAGGTTCTTGCAGCAGCGATTTGGACGAGGAGGTGCTCGCAGAAGCATCTGTTACAAATCCTATTCAAAATCAGACTAAGGATGTTGACGAGAGCCTCTTTGCTGAGAGCGACGGTGCGGAATGCTATTCGAGAAAGTACTCCTTGGCAGCAGGTTTCTACCGCATGCTGGCTCGTGCTGACGAAAATGTGGGTACTACGCTGGGCATGGTAGAAATTACCGATGAACAATATGCGGAAATTGCAGATGAGGTGCAATACATCATTGAGGGTTGTACCACAGACGACCAAAAATTCAAGGCTATCTACGATTGGATTACCAAAAACGTGAAATACGACATCGATGGTACAAACATCGGACAGACTGCATATTTCACTTTTACCCAAAAGTTGGGCAACTGCCAGGGTTATTCCAATCTTACCCGTGTCATGTGCTATGCCGCCGGTCTGCGTGCGCTGAACATTAACGGAATGTTGCACATGGGCGGTGGTCTCTATGGTGGTCATGCCTGGAACTACGTCAAAATAGATAAGCGCTGGCGTGTTGTTGACACCACAAACAAACGCTACTTCGAGATTGCCTCTGTGGCAAATTACGAAACAGAACTGCAGCCTTTAGAAGTTGACGAAGTGCTTATGGTGCGCGATGACTTTGACTATTCTTGGCACAACGGCTTTGTTTCCGTAGTAAAAATCAAGAAGACAGATGCCATAGTTTCCATTCCCTATAGTATTGACGGCAAAATGCAGATTGAAAGCGTCAATCCCACAAGCGATGTTCCTTCGGGCGTCAAGGAATTATACCTCCCCGCGAGTGTTTCCAGACTTGGCACAGAAGACAATATAGGCTTGAACTACTATGGCACAAACATTGAGGCCATCCATGTGAAATCGGACAACACCGATCTTTACAGCGAAAATGGCATCGTTTACAGACGTAATGGCGATGAAATCAACATTTATTATGTGCCTCTGGGCATGAAGTGGGTTACATTCTCCAATCTTCTCACCGTTCTTGACAAGAACTCTCTCTACTACCACCCCAACGCATTCAATGTGGTTATTCCTTCAAGTGTGAAAAAGGTTGAGCCTTGGGCCATCGAGAACTGCCCCAATGTGAAATACATCTATGTGCCTGAAAGCGGTTGCACCTATTACGACTTCGACAGTAACTGGTATGAGACGACCAGCAGTAGCCCAACGGAACACACGTTCGTTGGTGTGGCTGAAGATTGCCAGATTATCAAGGGCAGTGCTCCTACAGGCATAAAACCTGTCACTATCGATTAA
- a CDS encoding YkvA family protein: MNKRNFINYDVFWDKLSTFAIKAGRVTTRPVLLLFFVMKSKDTPKADKLLVFSALSYLVFPIDILDAKRLPIIGWFDEIASISVAYQKVCKHITPEMETKVDDILDRWFPEYTPYELIAD; this comes from the coding sequence ATGAACAAGAGAAATTTTATCAATTATGATGTCTTTTGGGACAAGTTGAGCACATTTGCTATAAAAGCAGGTCGGGTAACAACAAGACCTGTATTGCTGCTATTCTTTGTGATGAAGAGCAAAGACACGCCAAAGGCAGACAAGTTGCTTGTGTTTTCTGCGCTGTCTTACCTTGTGTTTCCAATTGACATCCTTGATGCGAAGCGGCTACCTATTATTGGGTGGTTTGATGAGATAGCATCAATCTCTGTAGCCTACCAGAAGGTGTGCAAGCACATCACTCCAGAAATGGAAACAAAAGTGGATGATATACTTGACCGCTGGTTTCCTGAATACACTCCTTACGAACTAATTGCAGATTAG
- a CDS encoding ATP-binding protein has protein sequence MNEGLNYEDGQRQMSKNIENAKNVVAASMIAQSLNCCLEKNYLDALSVKHPIIEVIQDNASQSSSFAPISWMKVEQVGKPAINGEASCFFYIQKILQSCAIPNRRLTFLVIGDGVKNNLYLGLRDLGSTKDNVRREIGELQDFSRSCWPGLVTKKVDEEDDVQKEFFAKKYKQVTAFTGIPTVTDAKDASVTTIEQVMQGMRGQEYAYLVTADPVESNRIENLLIQCREIAGQLESVKSMNITQSIQKNKTESISKSNTTSDNWSKAVSISTSKREFNFLKWIFGFEDFIPQNTESETASVSGGKSQSDTKSTSFSEGISEGISKTLINKHVEAACRQLASYEQRYEMAKATGAWNVYCYLFTQKKDSAASWLIKSLFNGKESSLEPIRSHDVTKALADADGFVKGTAKTSSLTIRYTREEGKYFSHPFGTDFSQLATLLTTRELSAMINLPLNSVSGVPVVEHISLAKEVVRYSHQIQKGLDLGCVFDYGLKCPQNRVTLQKESLTKHVFITGSTGCGKSETVYRLIDEARSSGANFLIIEPAKGEYKNVFGNVNVYGTNPRLTKLLHINPFQFPNVDNGIHVLEHVDRLVEIFNVCWPMYAAMPAIMKKAVLSSYEKCGWDLRTSINYYGKEFFPTFADLLQQLELSIEVSAYSEEVKSNYTGSLVTRVESLTNGLNGEIFSSEDLSDKQLFDENVIVDLSRIGSQETKSLIMGFLIMRLNEYRMSMAKESNSALRHITVLEEAHNILKRTSTEQSMEGSNVAGKSVEMITNAIAEMRTYGESFVIVDQSPTSVAPAAIKNTNTKIIMRLPDGNDRVVSGKAASMKDYQIDEIAKLPTGVAVVYQNDWVSPVLCKVDMYKGERTAFKQIKELGGQCSDKALLTEILKMLISGRVNPPIVCNIDLILKKIINCRIPTSLKIEIVNIANEISKGESTIWDDNNFSLLSNLVVELLSARTYLEQAVSKAKNFKELDSLLDRFVSEKVSIEEKHMLVTRQCLMIQYGEKSDSRRKIYDAWYSETKKQLMS, from the coding sequence ATGAATGAAGGTCTAAATTATGAAGACGGGCAGCGTCAAATGTCAAAAAACATTGAAAATGCTAAAAACGTCGTTGCGGCATCGATGATAGCACAATCATTGAATTGCTGTCTAGAAAAGAATTATCTGGATGCTTTATCTGTAAAACATCCCATTATAGAGGTGATACAGGATAATGCATCCCAATCTTCTTCATTTGCTCCTATTTCATGGATGAAAGTTGAGCAAGTTGGGAAACCAGCCATTAATGGAGAGGCCAGTTGTTTCTTCTATATACAGAAGATTCTTCAATCATGCGCTATACCAAACAGACGGCTGACATTTCTAGTCATAGGTGATGGTGTGAAAAATAATTTATATCTTGGCTTGCGGGATCTTGGTTCGACCAAAGATAATGTTAGAAGAGAAATCGGCGAACTACAAGATTTTTCAAGAAGTTGTTGGCCAGGGCTTGTAACGAAAAAAGTTGATGAAGAGGATGATGTACAGAAAGAATTCTTTGCAAAGAAATACAAGCAAGTCACTGCTTTTACGGGCATTCCCACTGTGACAGATGCAAAAGATGCTTCTGTTACAACAATAGAACAAGTTATGCAAGGAATGCGAGGGCAGGAATATGCATATCTTGTAACTGCAGATCCCGTGGAAAGTAACAGGATTGAGAATCTACTTATTCAGTGCCGCGAAATTGCAGGTCAATTAGAATCTGTAAAATCAATGAACATAACTCAGTCTATTCAGAAGAACAAGACGGAATCTATTAGTAAATCCAATACAACATCAGATAATTGGAGCAAAGCAGTTTCTATCAGTACTTCAAAGCGAGAATTTAATTTTCTCAAATGGATTTTCGGATTTGAAGATTTTATTCCCCAAAATACAGAAAGCGAAACAGCATCTGTAAGCGGTGGAAAATCTCAGAGCGACACCAAAAGTACCAGCTTTTCTGAAGGTATTTCAGAAGGTATCAGTAAAACACTTATTAACAAACATGTTGAAGCTGCTTGTCGCCAATTAGCTTCCTATGAACAACGCTATGAAATGGCTAAAGCGACTGGGGCATGGAATGTGTACTGCTATCTCTTTACACAAAAAAAAGACTCTGCTGCGTCATGGTTAATAAAATCGCTATTCAATGGTAAAGAATCATCATTAGAACCTATTCGATCCCATGACGTTACAAAAGCTCTTGCTGATGCTGATGGCTTTGTTAAAGGAACAGCAAAAACATCTTCTTTGACGATAAGGTATACAAGAGAAGAAGGTAAGTATTTTAGTCACCCTTTTGGTACTGATTTCTCACAACTTGCAACACTACTAACAACTAGAGAACTATCGGCAATGATAAATCTCCCGCTTAATTCTGTTTCTGGCGTGCCGGTAGTTGAACATATTTCTTTGGCCAAGGAGGTTGTTCGTTATAGCCATCAAATTCAAAAAGGATTAGATTTGGGTTGTGTGTTTGACTACGGATTAAAGTGCCCTCAAAACCGAGTGACTCTTCAAAAAGAAAGTCTTACAAAGCACGTTTTTATCACTGGCTCGACAGGATGCGGAAAGAGTGAAACGGTATATAGGCTTATTGACGAAGCACGCTCTTCTGGTGCCAACTTCCTAATAATAGAACCAGCAAAAGGCGAGTATAAAAATGTGTTTGGTAATGTCAATGTGTATGGCACCAATCCAAGACTAACAAAACTATTGCATATCAATCCATTTCAATTCCCAAACGTTGATAATGGCATACATGTGTTAGAGCATGTTGATAGGTTAGTTGAAATATTTAATGTGTGTTGGCCAATGTATGCAGCTATGCCTGCTATTATGAAAAAAGCTGTTTTGTCAAGTTATGAAAAATGTGGATGGGATTTAAGGACATCTATCAATTATTATGGAAAAGAATTCTTCCCGACATTTGCAGATCTCCTACAACAACTTGAACTATCCATTGAAGTTTCAGCTTATTCAGAAGAGGTAAAAAGCAATTACACGGGTTCGTTAGTAACAAGAGTAGAATCGCTGACTAATGGACTAAATGGAGAAATCTTTTCCTCTGAAGATTTGAGTGACAAGCAATTATTCGATGAGAATGTAATTGTCGATTTGAGCCGTATTGGGTCACAAGAGACCAAATCACTCATTATGGGATTTTTAATAATGCGACTAAATGAATACAGGATGTCAATGGCAAAAGAATCTAATAGCGCTCTACGACACATTACTGTATTGGAAGAAGCACATAATATATTGAAACGTACATCAACGGAACAGTCAATGGAGGGCAGCAATGTTGCTGGAAAATCAGTTGAGATGATAACCAATGCCATAGCCGAAATGCGTACATACGGTGAAAGCTTCGTCATAGTAGATCAATCACCCACATCAGTTGCCCCTGCTGCAATCAAGAACACAAATACAAAAATTATAATGCGTCTGCCAGATGGAAACGATCGTGTTGTTTCTGGTAAGGCGGCAAGCATGAAGGACTATCAAATTGACGAAATAGCAAAGTTGCCCACTGGAGTTGCTGTCGTATATCAAAATGATTGGGTATCCCCCGTGTTGTGTAAAGTTGATATGTATAAAGGAGAGCGGACTGCCTTCAAACAGATAAAGGAATTAGGTGGTCAATGTAGTGACAAAGCATTGCTTACAGAAATATTGAAAATGCTAATAAGTGGAAGAGTTAACCCTCCTATTGTATGCAATATTGATCTTATTCTAAAAAAAATTATAAACTGTAGAATTCCAACATCATTGAAAATTGAGATTGTTAACATTGCTAATGAAATATCAAAAGGCGAAAGTACAATATGGGATGACAACAACTTTAGTCTTTTATCGAATCTTGTCGTAGAATTACTGTCTGCAAGAACTTATTTGGAACAAGCCGTGAGCAAAGCAAAAAATTTCAAGGAATTAGATTCTTTGCTTGATAGATTTGTTTCGGAAAAAGTCTCTATTGAAGAAAAACATATGCTGGTTACGCGACAATGCCTTATGATCCAATATGGCGAGAAAAGCGACAGCAGAAGGAAAATTTATGATGCGTGGTATTCTGAAACTAAAAAACAATTAATGTCATGA
- a CDS encoding Hsp70 family protein: MHKINDNNTKYVIGIDFGHGETAAALYDITLKKVDKIDIIPGHHVVPSAVAIILQEGKENVVIGEEAIDWMGSAKKIQISFKKRPSLMNAEEKNMMVSFMRGVYNGIRGQNATLNDGNHVVFIARPSNNSWDKEENLYISMAAEAGMPIAGAYKESIAAYYRARTGIMTTVDEHAKKSGVLVVDYGSSTIDFTYCSLSLTQPIADGTEGTDLGASAVEKGIMRYALENCNDKEYQKFYQLYGRNPKSNPYNGILFDFRKAKEEFYSKQTSIRLSCPTDIGYLTSSEKVQCEGEKTFRIESGDIRTLLKSYIENVTEAVQKFKNDYLKGKEVSCVFLTGGASRMDFVRDIFMKVFDLDEKYLPRDNDPSSIVAEGVAHLSYIDYKNEGNKVAFRKTRDAILNGFNWHKELNAVIFPIVKDGIKSRAFSVMYDWKLGNIKGTDEFDSYSPTVAALIARFRSAFESYRSYDFAKQSNVLIKEKILNKIFSRIQEAFSDYEYSDKLVPKDFDVKISAKLWESGITKLINKFTAEGDGHVIYDAVSDDSWGIMVGFNLKRNRSNDALERHYKYYQDHYYSIFSDSDWNYFLKNDVNISGIDSLKKSVCDFVIEKTEEYIRYATMRMFLGG; encoded by the coding sequence ATGCATAAAATAAACGACAATAACACAAAATATGTAATCGGAATTGATTTCGGTCATGGAGAAACAGCAGCAGCATTATATGATATTACCCTAAAAAAAGTAGATAAGATTGATATTATTCCAGGGCATCACGTTGTTCCTTCTGCCGTGGCTATTATTTTGCAAGAGGGAAAAGAAAATGTTGTTATTGGAGAAGAAGCTATAGATTGGATGGGAAGTGCAAAAAAAATTCAGATTTCTTTCAAAAAGCGTCCCAGTTTAATGAATGCAGAAGAGAAAAATATGATGGTTTCCTTTATGAGAGGAGTTTATAATGGTATCAGGGGGCAAAATGCAACTTTAAATGACGGGAATCATGTTGTTTTTATCGCACGTCCGTCAAATAATTCATGGGATAAAGAAGAGAATCTTTATATATCAATGGCAGCAGAAGCTGGTATGCCAATCGCAGGAGCATACAAAGAGTCAATTGCCGCATATTATAGAGCAAGAACGGGTATTATGACAACAGTAGATGAGCACGCTAAGAAAAGCGGTGTACTCGTTGTTGATTACGGTTCAAGTACTATAGATTTTACATACTGTAGCCTCAGTCTCACACAACCTATTGCAGATGGCACAGAAGGAACAGATTTGGGCGCCAGTGCAGTGGAAAAAGGAATAATGCGTTATGCTTTAGAGAACTGTAATGATAAAGAATATCAGAAATTTTATCAGTTGTATGGTAGAAATCCCAAATCCAATCCATATAATGGAATTCTTTTTGATTTTCGTAAAGCAAAAGAGGAGTTTTATTCAAAACAAACAAGTATTCGTCTTTCCTGTCCAACAGATATTGGTTATCTTACCTCCTCTGAAAAGGTGCAATGTGAAGGAGAGAAAACTTTTCGCATCGAATCTGGGGACATAAGAACATTGTTAAAATCGTATATCGAAAATGTTACGGAAGCTGTACAAAAATTCAAGAACGATTATCTTAAAGGAAAAGAGGTCTCATGCGTTTTCCTTACTGGAGGCGCATCACGCATGGATTTTGTGAGAGATATTTTCATGAAAGTATTTGACCTTGACGAAAAATACTTACCTAGAGATAATGACCCATCTTCTATTGTTGCTGAAGGTGTTGCACATCTTAGCTATATAGATTATAAAAATGAAGGAAACAAGGTGGCTTTTCGCAAAACAAGGGATGCAATCCTAAACGGTTTCAATTGGCATAAAGAATTGAATGCAGTAATATTCCCAATCGTAAAAGATGGCATTAAAAGTAGGGCTTTTAGTGTTATGTACGACTGGAAACTCGGTAACATAAAAGGAACAGACGAGTTTGATAGTTATTCCCCTACTGTTGCAGCTTTAATAGCGCGGTTTAGATCAGCCTTTGAAAGTTATCGATCTTATGATTTTGCAAAACAAAGTAATGTTTTAATTAAGGAGAAAATCCTAAACAAAATATTTTCAAGAATACAAGAGGCGTTTAGTGATTATGAGTATAGTGACAAGCTAGTTCCCAAAGATTTTGATGTGAAAATTTCCGCCAAACTGTGGGAGAGTGGTATTACAAAACTCATAAATAAATTTACAGCAGAAGGAGATGGTCACGTCATTTATGATGCGGTGTCTGATGACTCCTGGGGAATTATGGTGGGTTTTAACCTAAAAAGGAATAGGTCTAATGATGCACTAGAGCGGCATTACAAATATTATCAGGATCATTATTATTCAATATTTAGTGATTCTGATTGGAACTATTTCCTAAAAAATGATGTAAACATTTCTGGAATAGATTCTCTGAAGAAGAGCGTTTGTGATTTTGTAATTGAAAAAACAGAAGAATATATCCGATATGCTACGATGCGTATGTTTTTAGGAGGATAG